One window from the genome of Sphingomonas lacunae encodes:
- a CDS encoding N-succinylarginine dihydrolase yields MLTEINFDGLIGPSHNYAGLSPGNIASAIHAGGVSRPREAALQGLGKMRANMERGLVQGWFMPLPRPNAGWLELLATDFASAEPHMRAAAFSASSMWAANAATVSPAADTADGRCHLTVANLMTMAHRSHEWTDTLAQLKLAFANPAFVVHQPVPAPFGDEGAANHMRLAPSHGEPGVEIFVYGKSGGAFPARQHVEASKAIARAHGLSADRTLFIEQNPAAIAGGAFHNDVVAVANERVLFCHESAFADRKASYAAIVSAAPWCEIVEVAEADVPLADVISSYLFNAQLVTLPGGEQALVVPTEAMATPSVRQWLDTHVSGNGPIRQVLPVDVRQSMANGGGPACLRLRVVADPSTIDPRFLCSATKLDRAAAIVAEHWPETIAPADLGNPALVERVILARKALLSALNLSQLG; encoded by the coding sequence ATGCTCACTGAAATCAATTTCGACGGACTGATCGGGCCGAGCCACAATTATGCCGGTCTATCACCGGGTAACATCGCGTCGGCCATCCATGCCGGTGGCGTATCCCGCCCGCGAGAGGCCGCGTTGCAGGGCCTTGGCAAGATGCGCGCCAATATGGAGCGCGGCCTTGTCCAAGGCTGGTTCATGCCACTCCCCCGGCCCAATGCGGGCTGGCTGGAGCTGTTGGCGACAGATTTCGCCAGCGCGGAACCGCACATGCGCGCCGCTGCCTTTTCCGCATCCAGCATGTGGGCAGCGAATGCCGCTACGGTCAGTCCGGCCGCTGACACTGCCGATGGCCGATGCCATCTGACCGTTGCGAATCTGATGACCATGGCACACCGCAGCCATGAATGGACGGACACGCTGGCACAGCTCAAGCTGGCCTTTGCCAATCCTGCCTTTGTCGTGCATCAGCCCGTGCCCGCACCCTTTGGAGATGAAGGCGCGGCCAATCACATGCGCCTCGCCCCCAGCCATGGCGAGCCGGGCGTCGAGATATTCGTCTATGGCAAGAGCGGCGGCGCTTTTCCCGCGCGGCAACATGTCGAGGCGAGCAAGGCAATTGCCCGTGCCCACGGCCTGTCGGCGGACCGGACTCTGTTCATCGAACAAAACCCGGCAGCGATTGCCGGCGGCGCCTTTCACAACGATGTGGTGGCGGTGGCCAATGAGCGGGTGCTGTTTTGCCACGAAAGCGCCTTTGCCGACCGCAAGGCCAGCTATGCCGCCATAGTTTCGGCCGCGCCCTGGTGCGAAATCGTCGAGGTTGCCGAGGCGGACGTCCCACTGGCCGATGTGATCAGCAGCTATTTGTTCAACGCCCAACTGGTGACCCTGCCCGGCGGTGAGCAGGCGCTGGTTGTGCCGACCGAGGCAATGGCCACGCCAAGCGTCAGGCAGTGGCTCGACACGCATGTTTCGGGCAACGGTCCGATCCGGCAGGTGCTGCCTGTCGATGTGCGCCAATCGATGGCCAATGGTGGTGGTCCGGCGTGCCTGAGGTTGAGGGTGGTGGCTGACCCGTCGACAATCGATCCGCGGTTCCTGTGCAGCGCCACCAAGCTGGATCGGGCCGCCGCCATTGTTGCCGAGCATTGGCCAGAAACTATCGCACCGGCCGACCTCGGCAATCCGGCGCTGGTGGAGCGGGTCATTTTGGCGCGCAAGGCGCTCCTCTCGGCGCTCAATCTTTCACAGCTTGGTTAA
- a CDS encoding arginine N-succinyltransferase: protein MSFRIRPATMADLQPMYEMAKLTGGGFTNLPPDKSALTAKLERTAAAFADPESAEEDRLFVLMLENAATGDIRGTCQIFTRVGVRWPFYSYRLGTISKRSEELNRTFKAETLNLVSDLEGSSEVGGLFLHPHERAGGLGLLLARSRYLFIRAHRHIFADRILAELRGVIDDAGGSPFWDGVAGKFFGMNFQEADQFNALHGNQFIADLMPKHPVYTAMLTEAARSVIGMPHPTGRAAMRMLENEGFNYENYIDIFDGGPTMTARTDQVRSIRDARTDVVVGIAEEGERALVSTGSWQAFRSTFARLVPVEGGVTINPDGADTLGVAVGDSIDWIAG, encoded by the coding sequence ATGAGTTTTCGAATCCGGCCCGCCACCATGGCGGACCTGCAACCCATGTATGAGATGGCGAAACTGACTGGCGGCGGCTTTACCAACCTGCCGCCCGACAAATCAGCGCTGACCGCCAAGCTGGAACGGACCGCCGCTGCCTTTGCCGACCCGGAGAGCGCGGAGGAAGACCGGCTGTTTGTGCTGATGCTGGAGAATGCGGCGACAGGTGACATTCGCGGCACGTGCCAGATCTTCACGCGGGTCGGCGTGCGCTGGCCCTTCTACAGCTATCGGCTGGGGACGATCAGCAAGCGCAGCGAGGAACTGAACCGGACGTTCAAGGCGGAAACACTGAACCTTGTTTCCGACCTCGAAGGATCGAGCGAGGTCGGCGGGCTGTTCCTCCACCCGCATGAGCGGGCCGGAGGTTTGGGCCTGTTGCTGGCGCGCAGCCGTTACCTGTTCATCCGGGCGCACCGGCACATCTTCGCCGACCGCATCCTTGCCGAATTGCGCGGCGTGATCGACGATGCCGGCGGATCACCCTTTTGGGATGGGGTAGCCGGCAAATTCTTTGGCATGAATTTCCAGGAAGCCGATCAGTTCAATGCTTTGCATGGCAACCAGTTCATCGCCGACCTGATGCCCAAGCACCCGGTTTACACCGCGATGCTGACCGAGGCAGCGCGCAGCGTCATCGGCATGCCCCACCCGACCGGCCGCGCGGCGATGCGCATGCTGGAGAATGAGGGCTTCAACTACGAGAATTACATCGACATTTTCGATGGCGGCCCGACGATGACCGCGCGCACAGACCAGGTGCGATCGATCCGTGATGCGCGGACCGATGTGGTGGTCGGCATCGCCGAGGAGGGCGAGCGGGCGCTGGTGTCGACGGGCAGTTGGCAGGCGTTCCGCAGCACCTTTGCCCGGTTGGTCCCGGTCGAAGGCGGCGTGACGATCAATCCCGATGGTGCCGACACGCTGGGCGTCGCGGTGGGTGACAGCATCGACTGGATCGCGGGCTGA
- a CDS encoding alpha/beta fold hydrolase, protein MAKKPKIELSGEPEGGAALSPLVGLAREDLIGAVGALLRETAANPATTLKHVNAFNQDVMKIMTGKSELAPDAKDKRFADPAWSFNPFYRAGVQYYLAVQKSTQAWIDDLAFDELERNRARFVSAMIMDALSPTNTLAGNPSAIKRAIDSGGLSLMKGLKNAYDDIMHNDAIVSQVDKRPFKVGENLAVTPGQVVWRTEMMELIQYAPTTDKVHGVPLLTVPPQINKAYINDLTPTKSVVQLQLAAGLQPFLISWRNPQAEHGHWGLEDYVDAVIEAIGVVCAITGSDKVNLAGACSGGITLATILSKMAAMGDHRANSATLMVCVLQPEATDSEVGALVSKNGIELARQRSAKKGILDGASLSRAFAWLRPNDLVWNYVINNYLHGEDPPAFDILYWNNDSTNLPAKLHSDYLDFYETQPFANPGKVKLAGHTVDLKKVDMDLFILAGVTDHITPWKACYRSTQLFGSKNIEFVLSQSGHIQAILNPPGNPKAKFYRSNKKPPADVDRWLGQAEEVAGSWWPFWAEWLKERAGKLVDAPKTLGSKQYPPIEAAPGSYAHG, encoded by the coding sequence ATGGCCAAAAAGCCGAAAATCGAACTGTCCGGTGAACCTGAAGGCGGCGCCGCGCTGAGTCCGCTGGTCGGTCTGGCGCGTGAGGATCTGATTGGCGCGGTGGGTGCGCTGTTACGCGAAACCGCGGCCAACCCAGCCACCACGTTGAAGCATGTCAACGCTTTCAATCAGGACGTGATGAAAATCATGACCGGGAAAAGCGAACTGGCTCCCGACGCCAAGGACAAACGGTTTGCCGACCCGGCATGGAGTTTCAACCCATTCTATCGCGCCGGAGTGCAATATTATCTGGCTGTCCAGAAGAGCACGCAAGCGTGGATCGATGATCTCGCATTTGATGAGCTGGAACGCAACCGCGCACGCTTTGTCTCGGCAATGATCATGGACGCCCTGTCCCCGACCAACACCCTGGCCGGCAACCCAAGCGCAATCAAACGGGCCATCGACAGCGGCGGCCTGTCGCTCATGAAGGGGCTGAAGAACGCCTATGACGACATCATGCACAATGATGCCATCGTCAGTCAGGTCGACAAGCGGCCGTTCAAGGTTGGCGAAAATCTCGCGGTGACGCCCGGACAGGTGGTGTGGCGCACGGAAATGATGGAGCTGATCCAATATGCGCCGACCACCGACAAGGTGCATGGCGTGCCGTTGCTGACTGTTCCGCCGCAGATCAACAAGGCCTATATCAACGACCTGACACCGACCAAATCAGTGGTGCAGCTACAACTCGCCGCTGGCCTGCAACCCTTCCTGATCAGCTGGCGCAACCCGCAGGCAGAGCATGGCCATTGGGGGCTGGAGGATTATGTCGACGCGGTGATCGAGGCGATCGGAGTCGTCTGTGCCATCACCGGTTCGGACAAGGTCAATCTGGCCGGCGCCTGTTCCGGCGGCATCACGCTGGCCACCATCCTGTCGAAAATGGCCGCGATGGGGGACCATCGTGCCAATTCGGCGACGCTGATGGTCTGCGTGCTCCAGCCAGAGGCAACCGACAGCGAGGTGGGCGCACTGGTGTCCAAGAATGGTATCGAGCTGGCGCGGCAGCGCAGCGCCAAGAAGGGCATATTGGACGGGGCCTCGCTCTCCCGAGCCTTTGCCTGGCTGAGACCCAATGACCTCGTCTGGAACTATGTCATCAACAATTATCTGCATGGGGAAGACCCGCCGGCGTTCGACATCCTCTATTGGAACAATGACTCGACCAACCTTCCCGCCAAGTTGCACAGCGACTATCTCGACTTTTACGAGACCCAGCCCTTTGCCAATCCGGGCAAGGTGAAGCTGGCCGGGCACACGGTTGACCTCAAGAAGGTGGACATGGACCTGTTCATCCTCGCCGGGGTGACCGATCATATCACACCCTGGAAAGCCTGTTACAGGTCGACCCAGTTGTTCGGTTCCAAGAATATCGAATTTGTCCTTTCCCAATCTGGCCACATCCAGGCGATCCTCAACCCGCCGGGTAACCCCAAGGCCAAATTTTACCGGTCCAACAAGAAGCCGCCAGCCGATGTTGATCGCTGGCTGGGCCAAGCTGAAGAAGTGGCAGGCAGCTGGTGGCCGTTTTGGGCTGAATGGCTCAAGGAACGGGCCGGCAAGCTGGTCGACGCGCCCAAGACATTGGGCAGCAAGCAATATCCGCCGATCGAAGCGGCGCCCGGCAGCTATGCCCATGGCTGA